Proteins co-encoded in one bacterium genomic window:
- a CDS encoding TolC family protein: MKLFLISLIISLSESDTVIVRYENLIQIAEKFSPAYKEIKFNKNASAYGFVGNIASAIGSVDFLITKNEITYQNPPTSFSSPPYNSNLTLSTTLLSTNNLFKAVGSYFDFRNTFLNQEDARRQLLLNLKTVYLNTLKLKKTVEAYTKALERSRLYYELIVERYKLGMVSKTDSLKGEIEIKNAEINLLSAQNAYFKSLEQLKSLLGLSGNVFVILEDYEPQLERFQIREKEFYLENALRNNFSVKSYSALMHSSRVNLLYTSLSFVPQISFGKTWYYSGNDLPQNLQDYGEKEQWTIQAYINLVNYPFALAQRSQLERAYTYKYKKTILEVSTKVKSAYEDLLFNVKTFELAKLRLEQAEAAYSLARQQYKEGIISLLQLMDAEASYLQSEVGLIEAKYNYLITIENLSYLTGMEVLR, from the coding sequence ATGAAGCTTTTCTTGATTTCGCTAATAATTTCGCTAAGTGAGTCAGATACGGTTATTGTTAGATATGAAAACCTCATACAGATTGCTGAAAAGTTTTCACCCGCATATAAAGAGATAAAATTTAACAAAAACGCGTCTGCTTACGGCTTCGTAGGAAACATCGCAAGTGCCATTGGGAGTGTTGATTTTTTGATAACTAAAAATGAAATAACATACCAGAATCCACCTACTTCCTTTTCATCTCCTCCGTATAATTCTAATCTTACCTTAAGTACTACTCTGCTTTCTACCAACAATCTTTTCAAGGCAGTCGGGTCATACTTTGATTTCAGAAATACCTTTCTGAACCAAGAAGACGCAAGGCGTCAGCTGTTGCTAAATTTGAAAACAGTTTACTTGAATACATTAAAATTGAAAAAGACTGTAGAAGCATATACTAAGGCTTTGGAGCGGAGCAGGCTCTATTATGAACTCATTGTAGAACGGTATAAACTGGGTATGGTATCGAAGACCGATTCCCTCAAAGGTGAAATAGAGATTAAAAATGCTGAGATAAATCTTCTGAGCGCTCAAAACGCCTACTTTAAAAGCCTCGAACAATTAAAATCTCTGCTCGGACTTAGTGGAAATGTTTTCGTTATCCTGGAGGACTATGAACCACAGCTGGAAAGATTTCAGATAAGAGAAAAAGAGTTTTACCTTGAAAATGCTCTAAGGAACAACTTCTCAGTTAAAAGTTATTCTGCTCTCATGCATTCCAGTAGAGTCAATTTGTTATACACTTCCCTTTCTTTCGTTCCACAGATTTCCTTTGGGAAAACATGGTATTACTCTGGTAACGATTTACCCCAAAATCTTCAGGATTACGGTGAGAAAGAACAATGGACGATTCAGGCTTATATAAACTTAGTCAACTACCCCTTTGCTCTTGCACAAAGATCACAGCTTGAAAGGGCCTATACTTACAAATACAAAAAAACAATCCTTGAAGTCTCAACAAAAGTCAAAAGTGCTTATGAAGATCTTCTTTTCAATGTAAAGACTTTTGAGTTGGCAAAGTTAAGGCTTGAACAGGCAGAAGCAGCCTATTCCCTTGCAAGGCAGCAGTATAAAGAAGGTATAATCTCCCTTTTACAGTTGATGGATGCTGAAGCCAGTTATCTACAGAGCGAAGTGGGT
- a CDS encoding YIP1 family protein, giving the protein MKNLVRIIYEPDKVFEEEQKPWAPLFAGLLLSLLFFVGIQLLLRQEILSSAMERISELPEEQKLNALKILNSPRRIIFGLVTILILYPLKVALLALIYDVAVPIFGGELSYPNSFTIFSFSSYISSLSSLVKLPVAIIIRNPLVRTDLGVLITGKTSYLATVASQIDLFTLWSLTVAALGLEKYAKMKREQAFTIVGILWLSYIFIVYPLLMVRRIR; this is encoded by the coding sequence ATGAAGAATTTGGTAAGGATAATTTACGAACCTGATAAAGTTTTTGAAGAGGAGCAAAAGCCCTGGGCTCCCCTTTTTGCGGGGCTCCTGTTAAGTCTTCTTTTCTTTGTTGGAATTCAGCTCCTTTTGAGACAGGAAATTCTTTCGAGCGCGATGGAACGTATTTCTGAGCTCCCTGAAGAGCAGAAATTAAATGCGTTGAAGATATTAAATTCTCCAAGACGAATTATCTTCGGTCTGGTAACAATTCTTATTTTGTATCCACTAAAAGTTGCCTTACTTGCACTAATATATGACGTTGCCGTTCCGATTTTTGGTGGAGAATTGTCATATCCAAATTCCTTTACTATTTTCTCTTTCTCCAGTTATATATCGTCCCTCTCTTCTTTAGTTAAATTGCCCGTTGCAATAATCATTAGAAATCCTCTGGTTAGAACTGACTTAGGTGTATTGATCACCGGCAAGACCAGTTATTTAGCCACTGTTGCCAGTCAGATCGACCTTTTTACACTTTGGTCCCTGACAGTCGCAGCATTGGGTCTTGAGAAGTACGCCAAAATGAAAAGAGAACAAGCTTTCACAATTGTTGGTATTCTATGGCTTTCCTATATTTTTATTGTATACCCGTTACTAATGGTAAGGAGGATAAGATGA